In Deltaproteobacteria bacterium, the following proteins share a genomic window:
- a CDS encoding heavy metal translocating P-type ATPase yields the protein MPIDPICGMDVEPKKAAGSSVYKGETIYFCSLHCKKKFDADADAYMHSAKSDKGMVSETNAHEMAKDPICGMVVDKHKSLKTEVAGRQYYFCSEGCLRTFEAPEAELKSLKKRVSIAMLGVLALAILRAGFFLGLATGATIITWAPIPQLPWFTWGVWLFILVTPVQFIGGWSFYKGSYNALKNRMINMDILIALGTTVAYLYSVIVIFAPDILPVKVEERDVYFEVSAVIIAFVLLGKYMEEIIKKRSSAAVRKLLDLKPQTARVIRTVQSSEFGVKSEEIEIPAESVMIGDIIVVRPGEKIPADGVVIEGSSAVDEKMLTGESMPVEKKKGDDVIGATINKTGMFKFKAKKVGAETTLAQIIKMVEEAQASSAPIQRIADKVTGYFAPAVVIAAVLSFVGWWMSGDFPQALLASIAVLIIACPCALGIATPAALMVGVGKGAEAGILIRGGEYLERAQKLTTVVFDKTGTLTRGEPVVTDVMPVRSQESGVRSEDEVLKLAAIAEKGSEHPLAEAILRAANMKGIEVPDVESFEAIPGHGVKVKYTSQESGVKVLPPQVLSGGQDIEILHSGAGITRHGILGIIAVADTLKEHSRTAVSALRKEGIEVIMLTGDNERTANAIAKQVGIENVIANVLPGEKAGVIKDLQAKGKVVAMVGDGINDAPALAQSDIGIAIGSGSDVAKETGGIILVKDDIRDVVAGIKLSKATMRKIKQNLFWAFIYNTIGIPIAAFGFLNPIIAAAAMALSSLSVVGNSALLKTAKIEVS from the coding sequence ATGCCTATAGACCCAATATGCGGAATGGATGTAGAACCAAAGAAAGCGGCAGGGAGTTCTGTATATAAAGGGGAGACGATTTATTTTTGTTCCCTTCATTGCAAGAAAAAGTTTGATGCCGATGCTGATGCTTACATGCACTCTGCAAAATCAGATAAAGGGATGGTTTCAGAGACGAATGCCCATGAGATGGCTAAAGACCCTATCTGCGGCATGGTGGTTGATAAGCATAAGTCCCTTAAAACAGAGGTTGCAGGCAGGCAATATTATTTTTGCAGTGAAGGATGTTTGAGGACATTTGAGGCGCCTGAGGCAGAACTAAAGAGTTTAAAAAAAAGGGTATCCATTGCAATGCTGGGCGTCCTTGCCCTTGCAATACTTCGGGCAGGATTTTTTCTGGGTCTTGCAACGGGTGCAACAATCATCACATGGGCGCCTATCCCGCAGCTTCCGTGGTTTACATGGGGTGTCTGGCTTTTTATCCTTGTAACTCCTGTCCAGTTTATAGGCGGCTGGAGTTTTTATAAAGGCTCTTACAATGCCCTCAAAAACAGGATGATAAACATGGACATCCTGATTGCCCTCGGGACAACCGTTGCCTATCTCTATTCAGTCATCGTGATATTCGCCCCTGATATTCTCCCTGTCAAGGTTGAGGAAAGGGATGTATATTTTGAGGTCTCTGCCGTTATTATTGCATTTGTCCTACTTGGGAAATACATGGAAGAGATCATAAAAAAGAGGTCTTCTGCCGCTGTTCGAAAACTCCTGGATTTAAAACCTCAGACAGCCCGTGTCATAAGGACAGTTCAGAGTTCGGAGTTCGGAGTGAAGAGTGAAGAGATTGAGATACCTGCCGAATCTGTCATGATTGGCGATATTATTGTGGTAAGGCCGGGCGAGAAGATACCGGCAGACGGTGTTGTAATAGAAGGCTCGTCCGCTGTGGATGAAAAGATGCTCACAGGAGAGAGCATGCCTGTTGAGAAAAAAAAGGGGGATGATGTTATCGGCGCCACAATAAATAAAACAGGGATGTTTAAGTTTAAGGCAAAAAAGGTTGGCGCAGAGACAACACTCGCTCAGATTATAAAGATGGTTGAGGAGGCGCAGGCATCATCCGCTCCGATTCAGAGGATTGCAGACAAGGTTACAGGCTATTTTGCGCCTGCTGTTGTTATTGCAGCGGTTCTCTCGTTTGTCGGCTGGTGGATGTCAGGCGATTTTCCACAGGCGCTTCTTGCATCCATCGCTGTTTTGATAATTGCATGTCCGTGTGCTTTGGGAATTGCAACACCCGCAGCACTAATGGTCGGAGTCGGCAAAGGCGCAGAAGCAGGCATACTTATAAGGGGCGGCGAATATCTTGAAAGGGCGCAAAAACTTACAACCGTTGTATTTGATAAGACAGGGACATTGACAAGGGGGGAGCCGGTGGTAACGGATGTAATGCCAGTCAGGAGTCAGGAGTCAGGAGTCAGGAGTGAAGACGAAGTGCTTAAACTTGCGGCTATTGCAGAGAAAGGTTCTGAGCATCCTCTGGCAGAGGCAATTTTAAGGGCAGCAAATATGAAAGGGATTGAGGTTCCAGATGTAGAATCATTCGAGGCAATTCCAGGGCACGGTGTGAAGGTCAAATATACTAGTCAGGAGTCAGGGGTCAAGGTCCTGCCCCCGCAGGTTTTAAGCGGGGGTCAGGATATAGAAATTTTACATTCGGGGGCAGGTATCACGCGTCACGGTATTTTAGGCATCATCGCAGTTGCAGATACACTCAAGGAACATTCAAGGACAGCAGTAAGCGCTTTAAGAAAAGAAGGCATTGAAGTCATCATGCTTACAGGCGATAACGAACGGACTGCAAATGCAATTGCAAAACAGGTCGGTATAGAAAATGTCATTGCAAATGTGCTTCCAGGTGAAAAGGCAGGGGTTATAAAAGATCTTCAGGCTAAAGGAAAGGTTGTAGCAATGGTAGGAGACGGGATAAATGATGCGCCTGCACTTGCACAGTCTGATATTGGCATTGCCATAGGAAGCGGTTCGGATGTGGCAAAGGAGACAGGCGGGATAATACTTGTAAAAGATGATATAAGGGATGTTGTTGCAGGCATAAAACTATCAAAGGCAACAATGAGAAAGATAAAACAAAATCTTTTCTGGGCATTTATATACAACACAATCGGCATTCCAATTGCAGCATTCGGTTTTTTAAATCCTATTATAGCGGCAGCGGCAATGGCGCTCAGTTCCCTTTCTGTTGTGGGCAATTCCGCATTATTAAAAACTGCGAAGATAGAGGTGTCTTGA
- a CDS encoding trypsin-like peptidase domain-containing protein, protein MHSVYKSIKYFLTICVSLLTFYPLTADALSPDEDANIKIYEALSPSVVNIINTTVSYDFFLNPLPQSGSGSGSVIDKKGNILTNYHVVENAQMLEVTLSDSSKWEAKVIGADPSNDIAVIRIDAPSDKLKPIQFGNSAGLKVGQKVLAIGNPFGLERTLTVGIVSSLGRTMRAANGRLMRGIIQTDAAINPGNSGGPLLDSDGRMIGVNSAIFSPVGASVGIGFAIPVNTVKKVVPQLIEKGRVARPWLGITGQDIDKELARVLKLPSDGILIAEVVKGSPSDKAGIRGGSRVITRGNFQIITGGDMIVSINGRKIKSMDDMVEYVESRASGESIDIIILRNGQKKTIRLTLAEMPQ, encoded by the coding sequence ATGCATAGTGTTTATAAAAGTATAAAATATTTTCTGACCATCTGCGTATCTCTTTTAACATTTTATCCCTTAACCGCAGATGCCCTTTCTCCAGATGAAGATGCAAATATAAAGATATACGAGGCATTAAGCCCGAGTGTTGTAAATATAATCAACACCACAGTCTCCTATGACTTCTTCTTAAACCCGCTTCCACAAAGCGGTTCAGGCTCAGGCTCTGTTATTGATAAAAAAGGTAATATCCTTACAAACTATCATGTGGTGGAAAATGCCCAGATGCTTGAGGTTACCCTTTCTGACAGCAGTAAATGGGAGGCAAAGGTCATCGGCGCTGACCCGAGTAATGACATTGCGGTTATCAGGATTGATGCACCTTCTGACAAACTCAAACCTATTCAATTTGGTAATTCTGCTGGACTTAAGGTTGGACAAAAGGTCCTTGCTATTGGTAATCCCTTTGGTCTGGAAAGAACTTTAACAGTCGGCATTGTCAGTTCTCTTGGCAGGACAATGAGGGCTGCTAATGGCAGGCTTATGAGGGGGATAATACAAACGGATGCGGCAATAAATCCCGGGAATTCAGGTGGTCCTCTTTTGGACAGCGATGGCAGAATGATTGGTGTTAATTCCGCCATATTCAGCCCTGTTGGAGCAAGCGTTGGTATTGGTTTTGCAATACCTGTAAATACAGTCAAAAAGGTTGTCCCACAGTTGATAGAAAAGGGCAGGGTTGCAAGACCATGGCTTGGTATTACGGGACAGGATATAGACAAAGAATTAGCAAGGGTGTTAAAACTCCCTTCAGACGGCATTTTGATTGCAGAGGTTGTGAAAGGGAGTCCGTCAGATAAGGCAGGGATAAGAGGCGGAAGCAGGGTTATAACGAGGGGAAATTTTCAGATAATAACAGGCGGCGACATGATAGTCAGTATAAATGGCAGAAAGATAAAATCTATGGATGATATGGTTGAATATGTGGAATCAAGGGCATCAGGTGAATCCATTGATATAATAATACTGCGGAACGGACAGAAAAAGACAATTAGATTAACCCTGGCAGAGATGCCGCAGTGA